TTCTTGCAGatccagcctcttcctcctctgcacctTCCAGCTGACCCTGTGGGCAGGTTTCCTCTTACCAAATCCAGCTCCTCCTCAGCCTGTGCTTTGTTTAATCCCATGGCTGTGAACAGTTCATGATCTATTAAAGAAAGAAGCCAAAAGGTGGGAGGGAGAACAGCCAGGGGAGGTGGCCCTGCTCTGCAGGGCAGTGATACCTGGCAGCCTTTGGAgcagcccagcccctgcactgctgaaacGAGTTTCTCCAACTGTTGTCTTTTCTCAAGCAAATGAAATCGATGCTCTCAGACCTATAGTTTAGGGCCTTTTAGACCTGCagacctcctcttcctcccagctgctgggaggctgcaggacCCCAGCCCCAGGTGGGTCTGTAAAGCTCTGCCTCTCCTTGCTTCCAGGCCACTTGCTGAGCACTGCAGAGGTGGAGTCGGCCTTGCTGGAGCATGCTGCTGTCTCAGAGGCCGCGGTGGTCAGCCACCCACACCCCCTGAAAGGCGAGTGCCTCTACTGCTTCGTGACCCTGAGAGATGGCCATGAGTTCACCAAGAACCTGGCAGATGAGCTGAAAAAACAAGGTAACAGCAGCCAAATATTTGGGAGGTTACGTGGCAGGGAGAGGCAGAACAGTGCTGGGCGGGTGATGGAGGGGTTAAGGGCTTGGGTGCCTAAACGAGGGTGCGCGTAGTCTGGGGAATGCAGTGTGGACAACTGCGACAAGGTGCCCCCTCTGATTAGAGAGCACGGCTGGCAAAGACTAAAATTAGTTCTCCCAGCCTTTGACTGCTCATGTGATGCCACCTCTACCTCTTGGGAGCTGGCAGCCATGTGAAGGACTGGGGTACCTGGCAGGCTTTTGTTTGCAGCAGTGCTCTCCTGTGGGGACATGGCTCCCACGGCTCTCCCTGGCAGATTGCAGCTTGCTGTGAGGGTTGTTTGGTTGCTTTGGGGTAACGCTCTGGGTGTTTGTGCTCTGGTCTCAAGGGAGCTCTTTCATTGCCACAACAGGCTGCAGCATTTAATACATGAAATGGACCCATGGCAGTCTCTTCTCTGTAGGAACCCAACGGTGAATCAGCCCTTGCTCTATCAAAATGGCAATAGTAATTGGTGTAGCCATTACAGGGGTCTCTTGAAGGTGGAGAGAATTCAGAAACGAGCACTCTTGCCTTTGGGAAGATGTGCTTACAGCCCCATTGGCATTGCAGGTCTCGCCGCCCGCTCGCACAGCCCGGAGGCTCGGATGCAGCAGCCCTAAGTGGTGCCCTGCCATGTTCCCTGGGTGCTGGGCTCTGCATGTCTTAACTTGGTCATCCTGCCTGAAAAGGACATGTGTGGTATCTCCTAGTACCTacaatgaaaatttttttttttcagtcagagaAAAAATTGGACCGATAGCAACGCCTGATTACATCCAGTATGCCCCTAGTCTGCCCAAAACCCGCTCAGGTAAGGGGCGCAGTGACAGTGCTGGGGACGACTGAGCAGTTCCTGCCGGGGGGGGGAAATAGGCCCCCAATTGCTTGTCCAGGGCCACTCAAATTTAGGGGAGAGCAACCTCGGGGCAAGCAGGATGCTGCAGGTCTGGGCACTCCCCACTCCTGCTGAGGATGCTGAATTGATCCTGACTCCTGCTTCCCTTCGGCTGTCATTACAGGAAAGATTACCAGACGGATATTACGGAAGATTGCCAAAAATGACCAAGATTTGGGGGACATCTCCACCTTGGCAAACCCAGGCATCATAAAACATCTTTTCAACAACAGATGTGACACAAAACAGTAGCTGCATGACCTGTCCCTGCTGAGCAGAACTGTAGCAGCAGCAGTGTCCTGAGGAGCAGGTCCCTTGAATAACCGCTGTTTGCCCTGGGAAGGAAACCTTCACCTCTTGGGTTGAATGTATGAACGTTATGAATGAGGGAGGGCTGGCTCTGGAGGCCATGTCTCTAGTGTGTCCATGCCTCGGAGGAGGGTGCGCCTCGTGTTCCGGATGGGTGTCATACCTCTGAGGTTCAGCCTCGTGCACAGAGGGATGACTCCTCCTCCCTTTTCAGCACCTCattcttgatttttaattttatttggggGGGGATGTTAATTTTATGTAATTGAGAGGCCCTGGCATCTTGCGCACAGTGGGAAGGAACTGTGAGGGTTGGAGGAGAAGTGGTGCTGGAGTTACTCAGTGCAGGCAGGAAAGGGAGGTGCAGCTGCCACTGCCCACATGCCAGCtaagcttgcttttctttgtggAGCACTGCAGGAGAACTTAAACACGCTCACATCGTAAGTGTACAGCTGAGTTTTAGTCTTGCATCCACTGTCCAAGCCCAAGCTAGCAGAGGGAGTGGGGCAAGGCTCAAGGGAGCACTGGGCTTTAAAGAGGGTTTTTGAGCAATTTAGTACCAAGATTTGTTGCTTCTGAACTGCATGGTGCCAGCTGGTGTGTTTTCCCCAATCCAGGGCCCTTCACTGGCCCTGGACATGAGAGGGACCCTACATCTGGTCTGGCTGAAGAGTCTTGGGCTGATGTGCTCCACTGCCACCAGCTGAGGGCTGAACTCGGGGGCTGTGCAGCTGGATGTGCTGCCTTTTGCGTCCTGGGGCTGTTGATGCcaaaggagggaggggaaacCAAGCCCTGCAGAGGCCCCTGTCCCACTGCAGGTAAACCATGGGCTTGGGTTATAGTGCACCATGACCATTGCTACAGCAAAGAAAccaaggcaggcagggctgtgttaGTCCTAGATGATGTTTTCTCATCAGGAAAAAAGTGGTGGAAGATGTTTAACATGGCTTTATGATgatgagtggaaaaaaaccctaacctcTAGCCCAAGAGCCTGAACAACACAAGGGTATTGCCAGAGCCCTTCTTCAAATGAGTTACATTTAACTCCAGTCAGGGAGTTACCTCCTTTGTACTGTCCCTATGAAAACTGCATGTGAGCTGTTTGATTTTGCACTTAAACCAAAGGAGAAATGGGCTTTAAAACTTGCTGCAACAGCTGTTTTGGTGAGTGCCAACATCCAGGCTTTACCTGCAGACTGAGCTGACTttgggctgggctggaaaggTTGAGGCAGTTGCCTCAGGGGCTGGTTGCTCAGGGCAGGTGTTGGGTTGTCTCATCTCTcacctgctgctcccaccagcaCAGCACCTGTCTGGGATCTAGAACCTCAGCACCTGCCTGTGTCCCCTGTGCCCCCACAGCTCTGTACCAGTGGCTTGGCCACCTCATTCCCAAGGATTCCTGCAtcatctctcctcctctgttACTTTTTGTTCACTATGTAATTTTGGCTGGAAACAGCTGGAATTTTATgcaaaatggaataaaattcaaggaaacaaaatggaaaacaggCTTAGAGTGTGCACATGGCGCTTGTCTGCTGTTGAATCAAGCGGCAGTGGGTGCTCAGAGTGCTGTACTGTAACTGGGGTAGGCTGTTGGGGAGAGGTGTGTTACTGCTGGGGTGGTGATTTTTCATAGACTGGGCCTTGCTCTTTGCCTCAgtctgtgctgctgccctgcactGGGGAGAGGGCAGAAGCTTAGTGTCAGGCTGgagcctgtgcctcagtttctccctAGTCTCCAGCCAGCATCAGTCCACAGAGGCTCAGGGAAAGCATCATAAACCCCCTTGTCTGGTCTCCAGTGTTGCctcagctctgcctcctcccaggcTGTGTTCCAGTGCTgtcctgctcctccagctgcagctcacCTTGTGCTCTTGGTGCCcgctgctccagcacaggcagagccacAGCCCTACGCTGGGGGTGCCTTCTCCCTCcccggctgtgctggggctgcagggccaggACACATCAGCAAGGAGAGCAGAAAGCAGGGGTGCACGGCTGCCACGCCTGGCCAAGGAGGATGCAAACACCTGCCCTTTGTGTCTCATCTCTCAGAACTGGCGTTAAGAACAGCAGTCAGATTGCACATATGTTTTAATCTCTAGCTGGGCGTAATCAACCCCCCAACAAAACACAGGATCAGTCACACTTACAGAACTGAACTCCTCCCAGGGTGAAGCACAGTGCTGGCAGCAAGGTgctcagcacagctccacccTGCTGCTCGCTGGTGTCACgggaagggcagagctgaggctgcCTGGGTGCTCCACCATGGCGCTGACAGAAAGATGCATCGTTTATGCTTCCCCTTGACCTGCTCAGCTgagaaggaagaggcaaaggaCCTTGGGAAGGAGACCCTCACACTGCTCCCCAGCCCCCACTGCTGCACGTGAAACCTGGAGGGAGACATCTCACCATCCGCTGGGGCTGGTCCTGCTCCACCTCCAACTCCTCTGCCTCCTCACCACAGAGCCCCCAGTTCCAGCCCCCACCCAGGCCCAGCACTGAAGTCAGGGCTCCCCAACACCACTCCGGGGCTGTATGTGCCACAGGAGAGGCCCAGTGCAGGACTGAGGTGCAGTGGGGTGCACTGGCACAAGCCCTGGGGGACTGGGGGTTTCTCCACACGCTGGCTATGACACAAGGCTGCAGGGGGGGGTGGGAGCAAGCACAGCACTCCTATTCTGCGCTGCTGCCCACCCTgtgcagcacaggcactgccaggGATGGGTACCCAGGCCCACAAAGCAGGAGTTGGGTAAGGCAAAAGCAAGCAGAAGGCCCCTGAGCAAATTCCACCAGGGCAGCTGCCCCTTGTTCAGGAACCCCAAGGATCCtccgggcagcagcagcagctgaaggagggcaggaggggccaGGGGCAGGTGAAGCTGGGTTCCCCTCTTTAGCCTGGAGGCACTGAGGTACTGGGCTACAAAGCCCACAGATGAAGGGTGGTACTTGCACATCCACCTTTCTCTTCCCATTCCCCAGGCTTTGGGTTTCCCTGTCTCCAGAAATAACGCAGCATCAAGGAGCACAAAACTGGGAACAGCGTGAGTGCCTGTGGTGGCACATTCCCCCTTCAGCTTTGCTGTACATGCCCCTGCCTGCAGGCCAGAGCCCAGGGAACACCCAGAGCACCGCAGtccgggggtggggtggggtgtgtcaGCGGGACATGCAGGGGACAGGGCCACCCGAGCAGGCAGAGCAAGGGGGTCCCTCCTTCCTGCAGAGGAGAAGCTGGGGCTGGCACGCAGGACATTGGAGCAGTCATGTCCACACAGTCCCTCCTCAGCCCCCAACACATCAGACCTTGGTAAGCACACCCTGCGGAGAACagccctggggcagagcagctcttgaggcagcagagcagggtggGTGGCAAAGGCATCACCTCCTCACACCAAGTACGGAGTGTCCAGCACCGCCACTCCCGCCGCCACCCCGCCGTCCGCATGCTCGACCGCCTTCGTCCGCAGGAGGTGGCCAGCAGCCCTGTTCATCACCATCTCCTTGCCCTGTCTGCAAAGaaaagggcaactgagcaccgGCACAGCAGAAAGCTCACGGCATTTCATTTTGGACAAGGGGATTCATGTTCCCTGCCACAGCGCAGGGCACGTAACCAACACAAAAAAGCCCCAGGGCTCGTGCAGGGGCCTCTCTGCGCCTGCCAGCAACAGTGCCCTTCCTCAGCTGGGCCGTTCTGGTCCGATGTCAAGCTCTGAACACTGCCAGAGTACATTTGTTTCTAAAATTGTACAATAAGGACTTCAATTTATAAACTATGCAAACATTTCTATGGGCCTATGAGGGttttaaacaaaagcagcagctaTTCAGGGTTGAAGACGACCCCATTAAGCCTTCAGACATTTCTGAGATGGCCAGGGCTTCAGAAAAGCATGTGGCTGCATCCAGAACCCGAGAAGTGCTCCCAGAAATCAGGAGTGAGACACACCAGTTTCATGTGGCCATTACACCAGTATCTgccagcaccagctctgcagtTTTTCACCAAGTTCTTTGGCAGCAGGTACGGAGCAGCAGTTCAGCATCTGAACACAGTGCTCAGAGCGCTGCTGACAGGGGCAGAGACTGAAGGGTCACGTCTGTCCCCTGTACCTCCACCTCCCCAGAGACATCTGCCTGCTGCCGGGCTGAGCCATCACAGAGAGGAAAATGCTCCCAACCCAAGTGCCCGCTGGAGCAGGTAACCACCCTGCAGCGGAAGCACATTTCTCACCTGACGTAGACACCAAAAATACCGAGCTCTGAGATGCACTCGGATGCTTGTAGGGGACTGTGAGCCCTCAGCAAGTAATTCATTGCTGGCTGTGGTTTGATCTTATCCATCAAGATGTAGGAGGTTCTCTCAGGGCTGTCTCTGATCTTCTCCAGAACCTGCCTGAGCTCTTCACCATAGAGGTTGTTCCCTGACAACAAAACCACAAGTCGAGCACTTCCCAGCACAGCAGAAGCCCTTGGCCCCAGCTATGCAGCCCCGGCAGCTCAAACAGACCCAGCCTCTGCCTCCCCGTGTGCTGCCTGGGCACCTTTTATCCCTCATCGCAGGACCAGGAGCCATCAGAGGTACTGCCCCTCCTGGATACAGCACGAACCGTGATGAAAACCCACAGGGACCCCGTCCAGCTCCTACCTCCACCTTCTCGCTGTGGCTTCAGCACAAACCGGTCGGGGTCAGCGATAGCCGTAGCAGCTATCTTGTCACCCTCTTCACCCTGGCAGGAAAGGatgaaaacagcaaaacatcagggaggagcagcagctcctcaaCAGACCCCTCTGAGCGGGATCAACAGGGTCCCCCAGGGACCACAACAAAGCCCCCTCATCACCTTAATCAAAGAGAAACATCACGCAGGCCAAGCACACGCCTGCACATTcgctcctgctccagccctgcccaCACTCACCACGTCCAGGGAATAGAGTCCAGCAAATGTTGCTCTTATTCGAGCAACAGCCTCGGCACGGCCAGGCAGTAATCTCTCCAGCGTCCCTGGCCGGCTCAGCTCCTGCTGGACCTTCTTGGTGCCTGCGAGCTGGGTAGCAATGTCAGGGCACTTCACCGCCCTCGATCTCTCCAGCAACAACCGTGCCTCCCAGTTCTGAGACAGAAAGAGATCAACCATCCCATCAGCAAGGAAAAAACCAAGTTTTCTCCACTCTGTTCATATGATTtgtctcctccctccctgcctggccaGGATGAGGGGTGGAACAGCACTCCGAGACAAGCAGACATGCATACACGGATTTCCCACCACCTCTGGAAACAGCACAGCCAGGTTACTCCACTGCCTTTGCCTGCACCGCCTCCCCAGCTTGTCCAGTGCTGCCACCTCCAGACAACAGCAAGATCCGGTCTGTATTATTATTACGTGCAGCCTAACAGTCCTAGTAGAGGACAGCGTGTGATCTGTAGATCAAGCCTAAACCCTTTAAGCAGGTGCTAATACCTGTGTTAACTCATATTGTACAGAAGCAATTCAGTGCTGTGGTAAGAAGTCACCACAGGAGTGGTTACTGGAGAAGAAAGCCACTTATTTTTCTCACTGCACAAGTGCCAGGGACATCCACACGCACTGCAGAGTCACAGCTTCCCAGTGCTACCAGCCATGCCACACACAGGACTAACCCCACCCAGGACAGGACTAACCCCCCTGAGATCACAGGGCGTTTCAAAGTGGCCGGGTAAGGCCGCAGCGCGGGCAGCTTCTGGGAGCAGAGCGGTCAATACTGACCTGCTGGTCGTAGTTCTTTGGCACGTAGCCCTCTCTGTAGTACACCACTGCTACTTCCTGGCCGTCCCTGGAACAGAAACCAGAAGCATTTACAGAACCAGCTCAgtccctgcctgcctctgcccaaacccccccagcaccAAGGGGGCTGCACCAGGGTCAGGCAGGCAATGCGTTACAGCATTTGCCTCCTCTCCTTGGCCTCCTGGGCTGTTCTGCTCCgggccagctctgccagggaaaGAGGAGGACTCCAAGACCTGGCTCTGCTCCACGGAGCCCCAGCTGGCTTGTCCTGTCCCGAGACACAGGGATCTGACACCTGGCCTCTGCCCTGACTAACCAAAGTCTCAATAATTCAGGCACCAAGCCCAGCAGGGAAGTAAGAACctaatttttttaacagcttttgcCCCTGGGAGCCAGGCCTGGGAGATTctagaagctgggagggaacagggTGCTTCTCTGGTGACAATTCAAGGCAGGACATCAACTCAACCACCTGCCCAGACACCAGCACACCCCCAGCACCGCACCCCCGAGCTTTGGCCACAAATCTGTGCGTGTGGACagggaaagcagcacagaaactgctggcaggcaggcagtgtAACTGTAAAGGCATTCACCAGTAAGAGGAGGGGATGCTCTGGAGGAAGTACAGTGGATACTTTCCCCTTAAATGTCTGGCaatgacaaatatatttgttaattCAACACAGCAGAGGCACCAAAGGTCAAACCGTGGAAAAATTAGCCTAACTACAGAAAAAACATTGGCATGAAATCATGTCTTCCTTTAGGTTGCACAGCTCCAAGCACATTACCCTGGAAATAGGACAAATGTCACACTTGGGACCAACTGGGATCACTTGGGAGCCTGCGACCTGCACGCCCTGACCTCGACAGGGAGCGGGCAAGATGCTGAGTGCATCCAAACCCAACAGATACCACACGGACATGTAATACCTCCTCCTCTAGCACCAATAACCCAGCCCAAGTCCCGCTGGCAGAGCATCATGTGAATGGTAAGCAGTAAACATCTTTGTGGGATGTTTCATCCACAGCCAGGACTTTTCATAGCAAGTGTATGTGGAGGAAGTAAAGATCCTACAAAGCTCCGAAGGCTGCAGCTTGAAGGAGGGAAATATGTTTCCAGCTGTAAGGGACTGATGTGTGCATGCCAGATCTCACCATTGTGAAAACAAAATCACTTCAGCTCtaagggaaagcagcagcagtctggAGTACAGAAGAGAACTGCTTTACTCAGAAAGTCACTATTTACACTCAAAACATACCACCAGCTTTGGTTGCAAATTCCTATTTGCAGCCCTGCGTGCCCAACACACGACCAGGAACGCGCACCTTGGCTCATACTCACATATACAGCCTCTTGGCGTCATCCAGAGACCCCTTTTCAAACACATCTCGGAATCGCTTCCTGATGACCCGAATATTCCTGtgaagagaggagcaggagagtcACCAGGCTGGGCAGTTATTAGAGCTAGAAATCACAGGTGGAACCAGGGGCTGCAGCAAGGAGGGTCTGTAGGTTCCTTCACAAATAACCTCAGGCTTTGTACTATGGAGCAGGAGGCATCCTACAGGCTGAATCAGTCCCTGTTTTCAGCACCTGATCTATTCTCCAGCCCAAACACTGCAGGAAGCAGAACATGTGCCCAAACACCCTGAATTTTTCCATACTTAGCTTTCATCTGCTGAAGTGTTTCTAAGAGAAGtcagtattttgggttttttttaatcctacaCAACAGATTCATTCACTGTTGGCTTCAAAGCCACAAGCTGCAGACAGACACTTCCTGCATGTTTGATCTCCTTCACGCTTTACAGTCCTTCCTCCACACAGCGGCAGTGTGGACTTGCTGATCTGGAGACACGGCGAGATGCAGCTCCCACTGCTCAGGCTCAGGGCTAGATCTTGTCAAAACCCTTCCTTCTTCCAAGCTCTTTACCCCACTGCCGCGTTGCTTACTTTGCCCAGATCTTTCACAATGGGTTTGAAGCTTCATTATTAAGCTTTTATGAAACACCCTGTGTCCCAACCCAAGACAGAGAGCAAGCAGGACGCTCATTAATCCCACTCTGCTCCTTATTGTCTCGTCTAAGAGACTTGGCCCACAGAAGAGCTACCACTGGTGCAGCTCTGAGGTCTACACAGGCACAAAATCAGCAAGGAATCAGCCCTGGAGATCAGAGGCTTTGATGGCTGCTGGTATTTCCAGCAAAGAGCTGGTGAGAGGCTTTGGGAGGTTGGTGAGAAGATGAAGGTGGGTGCTGAGGCTAGGCAGGAGGCCAACGAAGGAACACTGAAGACAGCTGTATAACAGAGCACAGAGAAATCCAAGATAAAGGCTGCCCTGTTACATACCACAATGTGCCCTCGCACAGTCCCAGAAACTATAAAGTGTTTTGACTTTATCCTTGAGTAGGTGACAAAGTAAAAAGCAAACGGGTTCCGCACACCTCCATCTTTCCCCAGCCTGCTCCTGCGCTCCCCTCCCGCTGCCACGCCGTGCCTGCTGGAGAGCCTGGAGACGCCCCACAAGCTGCCTTGAGGGAACCACCACGATCTGGCAGCAGTTTGCTCTGCCTCCCTTCTCCAAAACTGTAccatctccttcctttcccatcCCAGAAGAATTCAACCTTTACCTGTTCCAAAGCTCATTTTCTACACATCGCTGATCAAAAATGTTCCTCTGGACTTCCTCCACCAGAAACATCACCACAGCACTGGAAGAGATACCAAGGACATCATTGAACCCTGAAACACTCCACACGCACCCAGAACCACCACCTTTTGATCTCTGCGATTCAggcttcctgcactgctcctgcttgttttctgcagtgtttctaaGGGTCAGCATGCAAATGGAGAGCAGTACTGATCCTGTGTAATTACTGAACGAGTGCGGGGCATAAGCACAAGGGCAGGAGGAAAAGCTCTGTGCAGGGCTGTTGAAGCACACAACTCCTCCAGGGTCCCTCTGCACCTCTCTGCCTTTGCGACACAGCAGCCCTGCACGCTAAGACAACCACACTGCTCTTCTCAGGGTGCCACAGGCTTTGAGAGCAGCTTGACTAGCAAACAGACATTTTTCAGAAAGTGCAGTTTCAAAGCCAAACACGTGCATCCCCAGGGGAGACAAGATAACCCAGCCTCCAGCACCTCCTCTCTCCTTACCTTTGAGAGCCGTAGAGCTCCCAGGCTTTCGCAATACCCAAGGCAAGGCCTTTCGAGGGGTTGTTGGGCAGCAGGTGCGACGCCTCCTTAGACTTTCCCAGCACTTTCAACACCTgcctgtgggggggggaaaaaaaaaaaaaaaaagctgtaaatgcCATGACAGCCCCCGACCAGACCtatggagcaggagctgggagagcacACAGACACGGAACGCAGCAGAGCATGCGGTACAGCTGCTGCAGCGCAGACCAGAGACGCTCCCTTACCCGTGGACAGCCGCAGTGCGGGAGGTGAGGCCTCCAAAGCTGGCAGCAATGGTGTTTATTTCTATCTGCTTCAGAGCCGGTGTCCCATCTACCCCACAGTCAAACATGTAATCAGAGCGGTTTATGCCTAAAAACACAGACTGAAACAGAGGGGAGGTGAAATGGGTTCTCCTGCTGCCTTTAACTGCAAATCCCTCTGATGATCTAATTTCAAAATCCTCCTAGGGCAGATCCAGTCACCTCCATTTTGATAAAAACCTCTGCAAGACGTGCCTGTGGGTGCTTTGGCCCTTGCTCAAGGCCCACAGCCCTCCTCAGTACGCCAGAGGAGTTAACAACACTCACGAGAGTAAAGGAGCCTCTGCAGTGACAGCCTGTCAGACGCAGGTCCCGACATGGCACACGTCCTTGCACTCTCCCGAGGCTCCCAGAGGACAAGGACAAACCATATTAAATCCTCCCAGTCAAGGCCACCAGCACTAACCAAAGGGCATGACTGTCAAACAGGGCAAGGTCCTGAGCTCACAGGCTGTAACCGAGACATTGCAGTGTCAGGAGCGACCAGCCTGACTACAGGACGGTTCAAAGCCCACGGCAGCAAGCTTGCAGACAGAGGCCAGGCAATTCCCCTGCCATGCAAAGGGGCACAGCAGTCCAGAGCTGGGGTCTCCTGCCAAGGTACCTGAGCCAAGCCTTCCTCCAAAACTTGCATGTGGATTCTGAAGAGCTGAGCTGTGAAGTCGTCTACCTTGATGGTGCTAGAGAGAAAGACAGAATGGATCAGACCCCTTACACTGTCACACAGgaacaagaaaattaattcctctCCAGAATTAATAATTAATTCTCAGCACAAATAGCAAGGGCTGTGGCTAGACCTACAGCACTGTCAAGCATCTCACCGTGAATGCACTCTTCATCAAGGGCCACAGCACATAACCATAATGCAAATCCAG
The sequence above is drawn from the Strix uralensis isolate ZFMK-TIS-50842 chromosome 18, bStrUra1, whole genome shotgun sequence genome and encodes:
- the GSS gene encoding glutathione synthetase — its product is MAAPWEDVLRDKPAIREAASVAVDAALLEGVLMRTEGEPNASDVVNYAPFTLLPSAVPSALFEQAYAVQQDFNLLVDAISQNKEFLEHTLASTIKVDDFTAQLFRIHMQVLEEGLAQSVFLGINRSDYMFDCGVDGTPALKQIEINTIAASFGGLTSRTAAVHGQVLKVLGKSKEASHLLPNNPSKGLALGIAKAWELYGSQSAVVMFLVEEVQRNIFDQRCVENELWNRNIRVIRKRFRDVFEKGSLDDAKRLYMDGQEVAVVYYREGYVPKNYDQQNWEARLLLERSRAVKCPDIATQLAGTKKVQQELSRPGTLERLLPGRAEAVARIRATFAGLYSLDVGEEGDKIAATAIADPDRFVLKPQREGGGNNLYGEELRQVLEKIRDSPERTSYILMDKIKPQPAMNYLLRAHSPLQASECISELGIFGVYVRQGKEMVMNRAAGHLLRTKAVEHADGGVAAGVAVLDTPYLV